TGCACGCGCAGATCGGTGCGGTCCTGAGCGCGGTCCGGTGGGTCGACCGGCTCGCCGCCGAGTTCGTCGCCGCGATCCGCACGCCGTTCCTGACCGAGATGATGACGTCGATGACCGGGCTCGGCTCCGTCACGGCCGGCGTCGTGTTCGTCTGCCTCTTCTACCTCGCGGGCTGGCGCGAGGAGTTCGTGAAGAGCGTCGTCGCGCTCTCGCTGCTCGGCGTCGTCGTCTGGGCGCTGATGTCGCTCGTCGAGCGCCCGTTCCCGTCGAACCCGGTCTGCGTGACCGAGGGCGGCGGCGGGACCACGAGCTCGTTCCCCTCCGGTCACTCGGCCGCCGTGACGGCGTACGCGGGGATCGCGTGGAGCTCCGACGAGCTCCCGTTCGCGGTCGCCGCGGGGTTCGCCGGGCTAATCTCCTTCTCGCGGATCTACCTCGGCACCCACTACCTCTCGGACACCCTCTTCGGGATCGGGCTCGGGATCGCCGCGGTGGTGTTCGCGGAGCGGTTCCTCGACCGCGTCGGCGAGGAGGCGGTCCTCGACCGATTACCGTTCGAGGCGGACATCTAGCGTCGCCAGCCGCGGTAGTCGACGTCGCGGCCGTTACTCCCGTAGCGACAGGTATTTTTGAGCGACTCGGGTACGGTAGTTCGTGCGCGGGTTGCCGAGCCAGGCCAAAGGCGTAGCGCTTAGGACGCTATCCCGTAGGGGTCCGCCGGTTCGAATCCGGTCCCGCGCATGCCTCTCCGAGCAGTTCGCGAGGAGAGGCATCCCGACGAGGATCCGAATCCTACCAGACGCGCGCAGCGAAGCGAGCACGTCTGGTTCCGGTTCAAATCCGGTCCCGCGCATGAGCGAACGAAGTGAGCGAAGAGCAGGAGCGGATTTGAGCCCAGCGAGAAAGGCGCAACGAACGGAGTGACGAGCATTTCTCGCCTCGGTTCAAATCCGGTCCCGCGCATGCTTCTCCGAGCATTCTCGCGAGGAGAAGCGTCACGACGAGGATTCGAAGCAGGGAACGGAGCGAAGCGGAGTAAGTGAGGTTCGAATCCGGTCCCGCGCGTCGCGGCGGCGAATGGTTCGTGAGCCGCACAGTCGCCGAGTCGTCTCACTCGGCGGCGAATCAACCGGATCCGCCCTCGGAAACGGACTCGTTCCCAACGAGATCAACGTTCGTGACTTCGATCCGCGTGCCGGCCGCGTCGCTCGGTATCACGCGGATATCCCAGCCGTGCGCCTCCGTGATCTCTTTGACGATTGCGAGCCCGAATCCGGTTCCCTCGGAGCTGGTCGAATACCCCTTACTGAAGACGTCGTCACGGTCTTCCTCGGGGATTCCGGGTCCGTCGTCCGCCACGTAAAACCCGTGATCGAGATCGCCGACCGTGACCGTCACGCCCTCCCCGCCGTGCTCGACCGCGTTCCGGAACAGGTTCTCCAACAGCTGCTGGAGGCGAGACGGATCCGCCCAAATCGTGCGTTGCGTCCGTACCTCAAGCGTGGCGTCGCGCGTTTCGAAGCTCCGCCAACACCGCTCGCTGAGTGCGCCTAGATCGACCGGGTCCGGCTCGCTGACCGGCTTCCCCTCTCTGGCGATCGTGAGGAGGTCGTCTATCAGCGCCTCCATCCGCCCGTGGGCGTGTCGCACTTTCTCGAGGTGTGACTCCTCTCCGTTTTCACGGGTCAGCTCCAACCAGCTCTCGGCCACCTGTAACGGACTTCGCAGATCGTGGCTCACGATGCTGGCGAACTCCTCCAAGCGAGCGTTCTGTTCCTCCAATCGGGAGTTCTGTTCCTCCAAGCGAGCGTTCTTCTCCTCTAAGCGATCCTTCTTCTCCTCTAACCCTCGGATACGTCGCTTATATTCGGTGATGTCTCGGGCCGTCACGATCCCGGCAAAAATCTCGCCGGTCTCGTCTCTGACCGGGATGGAGTGAAGGCAGTAGTCCCGGTCCGAAAACTGCAGCTCACACCGTCTGGATTCGCCGTCCAGCGTCGAACTGTACAGCTCTCGAATCGTTTCCAGCGTCTCACCGTCGAATATCGCGCTGATATGTTCGCCTTCGACGGTTTCGGGGTCGATATCGAGTTTTTCGAACCCCTCTCCGTGCGCACGCTGATACCGGAGGTCGGGGCCGAACACGAGTACGGCCCCCTGTTGGAAGTTCTCGGCGAGCGTCCGGTAGAGGTTCTCGCTCCGCGTGAACGCGCGTTCCCGCTCCCTCCGATCGGTGACGTCGCGTCCGATAACCAAGTGTTGGCCCGGTACGATGTCGGCCGTGGCCGAATACTCGACGACGCGTTCGTCCCCGTCCGATCGAACCATCGGGAGCTCTCCCTCGTACGTTCCGGTCGCTTGGAGCTCCGACCACGCCGCTTCGAGCTCGGAGACGTCCCCGGCGAACTCGTCGAGAGTGAGCCCGAGGAGGTCGAACTGCGTGAGCCCGAACACCCCGGTCGCGTGCTCGTTCGCGTGCATGATCACTCGGTCGTCGTTGACGAGCACCATCGCGTCGAAGGACTCCTCGAAGACGGCTTCGAACTGGTCGCGGCCGTGCTGGAGCGTCCGGGGCGGTCGGTTCTGAATCGGTGACGGATCCGCACGTACTCGGGGGAGCGTTACCGTTACGGTCGTGCCCTCGTCGGTGACGGTCGTGTCGATACCGCCGTCGTGGGTGGTCACGATCCAGTGGACCATCCAGAGTCCGAGTCCGCTCCCGTGGACGAGCGGTGTCTCGACGCCCTGGTCTAGCACTTTCCGCTCCTGCTCGGGGAGCCCAGGCCCGTTATCGATCACACTGAGTGTGACGGTTTCGGACGTCGCCTCGACGCGTACCACGACGGCGGGATCGTCGGCGTGGGTGAGGGCGTTCTCCACGAGCTCCCGGAGGGCCAGTTCGAGGCTGGGCATCACTTCGAGCGTGATGTCGGTCGCCCCTTCGACGGTGAGCCTCGCGCCGCCGTCGTCGACGCCGACGGTCGAAGTCAGGTTATCGAGGAGCGATTCGAGGGCGACCGGCTCCCGGTTGAACTGAGTGGAGACGA
Above is a window of Halorubrum depositum DNA encoding:
- a CDS encoding phosphatase PAP2 family protein → MHAQIGAVLSAVRWVDRLAAEFVAAIRTPFLTEMMTSMTGLGSVTAGVVFVCLFYLAGWREEFVKSVVALSLLGVVVWALMSLVERPFPSNPVCVTEGGGGTTSSFPSGHSAAVTAYAGIAWSSDELPFAVAAGFAGLISFSRIYLGTHYLSDTLFGIGLGIAAVVFAERFLDRVGEEAVLDRLPFEADI
- a CDS encoding ATP-binding protein, with amino-acid sequence MSSESPSTESPHVELYEIVQRDCAFEQKAQAALELGERYLGVDHAHLTRIDRDTDFWQVIVSTDPPDGSFPTGLTLDPRSTYCRRAIDETTSLALHDAPAQGWEDDLAFETHGLRCYHGTPLVLGEDVYGTVCFVSESARDEPFGESDTLFAELIARLLERELERKRTEETLTLRANSISVLSRVLRHNLRNNMSVVRGRVRMLLDSIPDHARPGFDETILENIDQIIALGDKARKLEHVVSTQFNREPVALESLLDNLTSTVGVDDGGARLTVEGATDITLEVMPSLELALRELVENALTHADDPAVVVRVEATSETVTLSVIDNGPGLPEQERKVLDQGVETPLVHGSGLGLWMVHWIVTTHDGGIDTTVTDEGTTVTVTLPRVRADPSPIQNRPPRTLQHGRDQFEAVFEESFDAMVLVNDDRVIMHANEHATGVFGLTQFDLLGLTLDEFAGDVSELEAAWSELQATGTYEGELPMVRSDGDERVVEYSATADIVPGQHLVIGRDVTDRRERERAFTRSENLYRTLAENFQQGAVLVFGPDLRYQRAHGEGFEKLDIDPETVEGEHISAIFDGETLETIRELYSSTLDGESRRCELQFSDRDYCLHSIPVRDETGEIFAGIVTARDITEYKRRIRGLEEKKDRLEEKNARLEEQNSRLEEQNARLEEFASIVSHDLRSPLQVAESWLELTRENGEESHLEKVRHAHGRMEALIDDLLTIAREGKPVSEPDPVDLGALSERCWRSFETRDATLEVRTQRTIWADPSRLQQLLENLFRNAVEHGGEGVTVTVGDLDHGFYVADDGPGIPEEDRDDVFSKGYSTSSEGTGFGLAIVKEITEAHGWDIRVIPSDAAGTRIEVTNVDLVGNESVSEGGSG